In a genomic window of Silurus meridionalis isolate SWU-2019-XX chromosome 27, ASM1480568v1, whole genome shotgun sequence:
- the ap1b1 gene encoding AP-1 complex subunit beta-1 isoform X5, which yields MFALIVTRIKTENRGIGSKMTDSKYFTTTKKGEIFELKAELNSDKKEKKKEAVKKVIASMTVGKDVSALFPDVVNCMQTDNLELKKLVYLYLMNYAKSQPDMAIMAVNTFVKDCEDPNPLIRALAVRTMGCIRVDKITEYLCEPLRKCLKDEDPYVRKTAAVCVAKLHDISAQLVEDQGFLDTLKDLISDSNPMVVANAVAALSEIAESHPNSNLLDLNPQTINKLLTALNECTEWGQIFILDCLANYTPRDDRESQSICERVTPRLSHANSAVVLSAVKVLMKFMEMLPKDLDYYGTLLKKLAPPLVTLLSAEPELQYVALRNINLIVQKRPEILKHEMKVFFVKYNDPIYVKLEKLDIMIRLASQANIAQVLAELKEYATEVDVDFVRKAVRAIGRCAIKVEQSAERCVSTLLDLIQTKVNYVVQEAIVVIKDIFRKYPNKYESVIATLCENLDSLDEPEARAAMIWIVGEYAERIDNADELLESFLEGFHDESTQVQLQLLTAIVKLFLKKPTETQELVQQVLSLATQDSDNPDLRDRGYIYWRLLSTDPVAAKEVVLAEKPLISEETDLIEPTLLEELICHIGTLASVYHKPPSAFVEGSRGVQHKRLPPRTGSGESAESPDVGQSVGGASEAPPAVIPSQGDLLGDLLNLDLAPPTTTVPSVPPAMQMGAMDLLGGGLDSLMGDESETLGGDLGGSPAVGVGLGGAPVGMPAGLGGAPAVGSGLSDLFDLGGSVDMTTGAYVPPKTMWLPAMKAKGLEISGTFARRGGAIHLDLSLTNKAMSIMTDFAIQFNKNSFGLAPAGPLQVLTPLSPNQTVEVSLPLSTSGPVMKMEPLNNLQVAVKNNIDVFYFSCQYPISLLFVEDGKMDRQVFLATWKDIPSDGDTQFQIKDCHLTADAVSNKLQGSNVFTVARRTADAQELLYLSIKLTNTIWVLTELRVQSPTHTMTVRCRAPEVSQYVCQSFELILETEHRP from the exons ATGTTTGCTCTGATAGTCACCAGGATAAAGACT GAAAACAGAGGCATAGGATCCAAGATGACGGACTCGAAGTATTTCACCACCACTAAGAAAG gGGAGATCTTTGAGCTGAAAGCAGAGCTGAACAGTgataagaaggagaagaaaaaggaggCAGTAAAGAAGGTGATCGCCTCCATGACAGTGGGGAAAGATGTCAG tgctcTGTTTCCCGATGTAGTGAACTGCATGCAGACGGACAACCTGGAGCTGAAGAAGCTGGTCTACCTGTACCTGATGAACTACGCCAAGAGCCAGCCCGACATGGCCATCATGGCCGTCAACACCTTTGTCAAG GACTGTGAAGACCCGAACCCTCTGATTCGAGCTCTGGCCGTACGCACCATGGGCTGCATTCGCGTGGACAAGATCACAGAGTACCTGTGTGAACCTCTGCGCAAGTGTCTAAAGGACGAGGATCCCTACGTGAGGAAGACGGCGGCCGTGTGCGTGGCCAAACTCCACGACATCAGCGCCCAGCTGGTGGAGGATCAGGGCTTCCTGGACACGCTGAAGGACCTGATCTCTGACTCCAACCCCATG gTGGTGGCGAACGCTGTAGCTGCTCTATCAGAGATCGCTGAGTCTCACCCCAACAGTAACCTGCTGGACCTGAACCCTCAGACCATCAACAAGCTGCTGACGGCCCTGAACGAGTGCACCGAGTGGGGGCAGATCTTCATCCTGGACTGTCTGGCGAACTACACACCCCGCGATGACCGCGAGTCTCAGAG CATCTGCGAGAGAGTCACCCCCCGGCTGTCTCACGCTAACTCTGCCGTGGTCCTGTCGGCCGTCAAGGTGCTAATGAAGTTCATGGAGATGCTCCCTAAAGACCTGGATTACTACGGGACCCTGCTGAAGAAACTGGCGCCTCCTCTGGTCACTCTGCTCTCTGCAGAACCCGAGCTGCAGTACGTGGCTCTGAGGAACATCAACCTCATCGTCCAGAAACG GCCTGAGATCCTGAAGCACGAGATGAAGGTGTTCTTCGTGAAATATAACGACCCGATCTACGTCAAACTGGAGAAGCTCGACATCATGATCCGTCTGGCCTCTCAGGCCAACATCGCTCAg GTTCTGGCCGAGCTGAAGGAATACGCCACTGAAGTGGACGTGGACTTCGTGCGCAAAGCCGTCCGTGCCATCGGCCGCTGCGCCATCAAAGTGGAG CAATCGGCTGAGCGCTGCGTCAGCACCCTGCTGGACCTCATCCAGACCAAAGTCAACTACGTGGTGCAGGAGGCCATCGTGGTCATCAAGGACATCTTCCGCAAGTACCCTAACAA gtatgagAGTGTTATTGCTACCCTGTGTGAGAACCTGGACTCTCTGGATGAACCTGAGGCGAGAGCAGCCATGATCTGGATCGTAGGAGAATACGCAGAGAGGATCGACAATGCAGACGAGCTGCTTGAGAGCTTCCTGGAGGGCTTCCACGATGAGAGCACACag GTGCAGCTGCAGCTTCTCACTGCCATTGTCAAACTGTTCCTCAAGAAACCCACTGAGACCCAGGAGCTCGTACAGCAGGTACTCAGCCTGGCCACACAG GACTCTGATAACCCGGACCTGCGGGACCGCGGGTACATCTACTGGCGCCTGCTGTCCACCGACCCGGTCGCGGCGAAGGAGGTGGTTCTGGCTGAGAAGCCTCTGATCTCAGAAGAGACGGACCTGATCGAGCCGACGCTGTTGGAGGAGCTCATCTGCCACATCGGCACGCTGGCCTCCGTTTACCACAAACCTCCCAGCGCCTTCGTCGAGGGCAGCCGAGGGGTGCAGCACAAACGCCTTCCTCCCCGCACCGGCtc TGGTGAGAGCGCTGAAAGCCCCGATGTAGGCCAGTCAGTGGGCGGAGCCTCCGAAGCCCCGCCTGCTGTCATCCCATCTCAGGGTGATCTCCTGGGTGACTTGCTTAACCTGGACCTGGCTCCACCCACCACCACCGTGCCCTCCGTGCCCCCCGCCATGCAGATGGGCGCCATGGACCTGCTGGGTGGAGGACTGGACAGTCTG ATGGGAGACGAATCGGAAACG TTGGGCGGAGACCTTGGAGGCAGTCCTGCG gtgggtgtAGGTCTCGGGGGCGCTCCTGTAGGAATGCCGGCGGGTCTGGGCGGAGCCCCGGCTGTTGGAAGCGGTCTTAGTGACCTGTTTGATCTGGGTGGAAGTGTAGACATGACAACGGGAGCTTATGTGCCACCCAAAACT ATGTGGCTGCCAGCGATGAAGGCGAAAGGTCTGGAGATCTCAGGAACGTTTGCTCGGCGTGGAGGAGCCATCCACCTGGACCTGTCCCTCACCAACAAGGCTATGAGCATCATGACCGACTTCGCCATCCAGTTCAACAAGAACAG tttCGGATTGGCTCCTGCTGGTCCTCTGCAGGTCCTGACTCCTCTCAGCCCCAATCAGACGGTGGAGGTGAGTCTCCCTCTCAGCACCAGCGGCCCGGTCATGAAGATGGAACCTCTCAACAACCTCCAG GTAGCAGTGAAGAATAACATCGATGTGTTCTACTTCAGCTGCCAGTACCCCATCAGCCTGCTGTTCGTCGAAGATGGCAAgatgg ATCGCCAGGTGTTCTTGGCCACATGGAAGGACATTCCCAGTGACGGTGACACTCAGTTTCAGATTAAAGACTGTCACCTCACTGCAG ACGCGGTCAGTAACAAGCTGCAGGGCAGTAACGTGTTCACCGTGGCACGACGCACAGCCGACGCTCAGGAGCTTCTCTACCTGTCCATCAAACTCACCAACACCATCTGGGTTCTTACTGAACTACGTGTACAGAGTCCCACCCACACG atgACGGTGAGATGCCGTGCTCCAGAGGTTTCTCAGTACGTCTGTCAGAGCTTCGAGCTGATTCTCGAAACTGAACATCGTCCTTAG
- the ap1b1 gene encoding AP-1 complex subunit beta-1 isoform X6: MFALIVTRIKTENRGIGSKMTDSKYFTTTKKGEIFELKAELNSDKKEKKKEAVKKVIASMTVGKDVSALFPDVVNCMQTDNLELKKLVYLYLMNYAKSQPDMAIMAVNTFVKDCEDPNPLIRALAVRTMGCIRVDKITEYLCEPLRKCLKDEDPYVRKTAAVCVAKLHDISAQLVEDQGFLDTLKDLISDSNPMVVANAVAALSEIAESHPNSNLLDLNPQTINKLLTALNECTEWGQIFILDCLANYTPRDDRESQSICERVTPRLSHANSAVVLSAVKVLMKFMEMLPKDLDYYGTLLKKLAPPLVTLLSAEPELQYVALRNINLIVQKRPEILKHEMKVFFVKYNDPIYVKLEKLDIMIRLASQANIAQVLAELKEYATEVDVDFVRKAVRAIGRCAIKVEQSAERCVSTLLDLIQTKVNYVVQEAIVVIKDIFRKYPNKYESVIATLCENLDSLDEPEARAAMIWIVGEYAERIDNADELLESFLEGFHDESTQVQLQLLTAIVKLFLKKPTETQELVQQVLSLATQDSDNPDLRDRGYIYWRLLSTDPVAAKEVVLAEKPLISEETDLIEPTLLEELICHIGTLASVYHKPPSAFVEGSRGVQHKRLPPRTGSGESAESPDVGQSVGGASEAPPAVIPSQGDLLGDLLNLDLAPPTTTVPSVPPAMQMGAMDLLGGGLDSLLGGDLGGSPAVGVGLGGAPVGMPAGLGGAPAVGSGLSDLFDLGGSVDMTTGAYVPPKTMWLPAMKAKGLEISGTFARRGGAIHLDLSLTNKAMSIMTDFAIQFNKNSFGLAPAGPLQVLTPLSPNQTVEVSLPLSTSGPVMKMEPLNNLQVAVKNNIDVFYFSCQYPISLLFVEDGKMDRQVFLATWKDIPSDGDTQFQIKDCHLTADAVSNKLQGSNVFTVARRTADAQELLYLSIKLTNTIWVLTELRVQSPTHTMTVRCRAPEVSQYVCQSFELILETEHRP; encoded by the exons ATGTTTGCTCTGATAGTCACCAGGATAAAGACT GAAAACAGAGGCATAGGATCCAAGATGACGGACTCGAAGTATTTCACCACCACTAAGAAAG gGGAGATCTTTGAGCTGAAAGCAGAGCTGAACAGTgataagaaggagaagaaaaaggaggCAGTAAAGAAGGTGATCGCCTCCATGACAGTGGGGAAAGATGTCAG tgctcTGTTTCCCGATGTAGTGAACTGCATGCAGACGGACAACCTGGAGCTGAAGAAGCTGGTCTACCTGTACCTGATGAACTACGCCAAGAGCCAGCCCGACATGGCCATCATGGCCGTCAACACCTTTGTCAAG GACTGTGAAGACCCGAACCCTCTGATTCGAGCTCTGGCCGTACGCACCATGGGCTGCATTCGCGTGGACAAGATCACAGAGTACCTGTGTGAACCTCTGCGCAAGTGTCTAAAGGACGAGGATCCCTACGTGAGGAAGACGGCGGCCGTGTGCGTGGCCAAACTCCACGACATCAGCGCCCAGCTGGTGGAGGATCAGGGCTTCCTGGACACGCTGAAGGACCTGATCTCTGACTCCAACCCCATG gTGGTGGCGAACGCTGTAGCTGCTCTATCAGAGATCGCTGAGTCTCACCCCAACAGTAACCTGCTGGACCTGAACCCTCAGACCATCAACAAGCTGCTGACGGCCCTGAACGAGTGCACCGAGTGGGGGCAGATCTTCATCCTGGACTGTCTGGCGAACTACACACCCCGCGATGACCGCGAGTCTCAGAG CATCTGCGAGAGAGTCACCCCCCGGCTGTCTCACGCTAACTCTGCCGTGGTCCTGTCGGCCGTCAAGGTGCTAATGAAGTTCATGGAGATGCTCCCTAAAGACCTGGATTACTACGGGACCCTGCTGAAGAAACTGGCGCCTCCTCTGGTCACTCTGCTCTCTGCAGAACCCGAGCTGCAGTACGTGGCTCTGAGGAACATCAACCTCATCGTCCAGAAACG GCCTGAGATCCTGAAGCACGAGATGAAGGTGTTCTTCGTGAAATATAACGACCCGATCTACGTCAAACTGGAGAAGCTCGACATCATGATCCGTCTGGCCTCTCAGGCCAACATCGCTCAg GTTCTGGCCGAGCTGAAGGAATACGCCACTGAAGTGGACGTGGACTTCGTGCGCAAAGCCGTCCGTGCCATCGGCCGCTGCGCCATCAAAGTGGAG CAATCGGCTGAGCGCTGCGTCAGCACCCTGCTGGACCTCATCCAGACCAAAGTCAACTACGTGGTGCAGGAGGCCATCGTGGTCATCAAGGACATCTTCCGCAAGTACCCTAACAA gtatgagAGTGTTATTGCTACCCTGTGTGAGAACCTGGACTCTCTGGATGAACCTGAGGCGAGAGCAGCCATGATCTGGATCGTAGGAGAATACGCAGAGAGGATCGACAATGCAGACGAGCTGCTTGAGAGCTTCCTGGAGGGCTTCCACGATGAGAGCACACag GTGCAGCTGCAGCTTCTCACTGCCATTGTCAAACTGTTCCTCAAGAAACCCACTGAGACCCAGGAGCTCGTACAGCAGGTACTCAGCCTGGCCACACAG GACTCTGATAACCCGGACCTGCGGGACCGCGGGTACATCTACTGGCGCCTGCTGTCCACCGACCCGGTCGCGGCGAAGGAGGTGGTTCTGGCTGAGAAGCCTCTGATCTCAGAAGAGACGGACCTGATCGAGCCGACGCTGTTGGAGGAGCTCATCTGCCACATCGGCACGCTGGCCTCCGTTTACCACAAACCTCCCAGCGCCTTCGTCGAGGGCAGCCGAGGGGTGCAGCACAAACGCCTTCCTCCCCGCACCGGCtc TGGTGAGAGCGCTGAAAGCCCCGATGTAGGCCAGTCAGTGGGCGGAGCCTCCGAAGCCCCGCCTGCTGTCATCCCATCTCAGGGTGATCTCCTGGGTGACTTGCTTAACCTGGACCTGGCTCCACCCACCACCACCGTGCCCTCCGTGCCCCCCGCCATGCAGATGGGCGCCATGGACCTGCTGGGTGGAGGACTGGACAGTCTG TTGGGCGGAGACCTTGGAGGCAGTCCTGCG gtgggtgtAGGTCTCGGGGGCGCTCCTGTAGGAATGCCGGCGGGTCTGGGCGGAGCCCCGGCTGTTGGAAGCGGTCTTAGTGACCTGTTTGATCTGGGTGGAAGTGTAGACATGACAACGGGAGCTTATGTGCCACCCAAAACT ATGTGGCTGCCAGCGATGAAGGCGAAAGGTCTGGAGATCTCAGGAACGTTTGCTCGGCGTGGAGGAGCCATCCACCTGGACCTGTCCCTCACCAACAAGGCTATGAGCATCATGACCGACTTCGCCATCCAGTTCAACAAGAACAG tttCGGATTGGCTCCTGCTGGTCCTCTGCAGGTCCTGACTCCTCTCAGCCCCAATCAGACGGTGGAGGTGAGTCTCCCTCTCAGCACCAGCGGCCCGGTCATGAAGATGGAACCTCTCAACAACCTCCAG GTAGCAGTGAAGAATAACATCGATGTGTTCTACTTCAGCTGCCAGTACCCCATCAGCCTGCTGTTCGTCGAAGATGGCAAgatgg ATCGCCAGGTGTTCTTGGCCACATGGAAGGACATTCCCAGTGACGGTGACACTCAGTTTCAGATTAAAGACTGTCACCTCACTGCAG ACGCGGTCAGTAACAAGCTGCAGGGCAGTAACGTGTTCACCGTGGCACGACGCACAGCCGACGCTCAGGAGCTTCTCTACCTGTCCATCAAACTCACCAACACCATCTGGGTTCTTACTGAACTACGTGTACAGAGTCCCACCCACACG atgACGGTGAGATGCCGTGCTCCAGAGGTTTCTCAGTACGTCTGTCAGAGCTTCGAGCTGATTCTCGAAACTGAACATCGTCCTTAG
- the ap1b1 gene encoding AP-1 complex subunit beta-1 isoform X3 yields the protein MFALIVTRIKTENRGIGSKMTDSKYFTTTKKGEIFELKAELNSDKKEKKKEAVKKVIASMTVGKDVSALFPDVVNCMQTDNLELKKLVYLYLMNYAKSQPDMAIMAVNTFVKDCEDPNPLIRALAVRTMGCIRVDKITEYLCEPLRKCLKDEDPYVRKTAAVCVAKLHDISAQLVEDQGFLDTLKDLISDSNPMVVANAVAALSEIAESHPNSNLLDLNPQTINKLLTALNECTEWGQIFILDCLANYTPRDDRESQSICERVTPRLSHANSAVVLSAVKVLMKFMEMLPKDLDYYGTLLKKLAPPLVTLLSAEPELQYVALRNINLIVQKRPEILKHEMKVFFVKYNDPIYVKLEKLDIMIRLASQANIAQVLAELKEYATEVDVDFVRKAVRAIGRCAIKVEQSAERCVSTLLDLIQTKVNYVVQEAIVVIKDIFRKYPNKYESVIATLCENLDSLDEPEARAAMIWIVGEYAERIDNADELLESFLEGFHDESTQVQLQLLTAIVKLFLKKPTETQELVQQVLSLATQDSDNPDLRDRGYIYWRLLSTDPVAAKEVVLAEKPLISEETDLIEPTLLEELICHIGTLASVYHKPPSAFVEGSRGVQHKRLPPRTGSGESAESPDVGQSVGGASEAPPAVIPSQGDLLGDLLNLDLAPPTTTVPSVPPAMQMGAMDLLGGGLDSLLRSHYRVEVQSPAPHSHCREGELGGDLGGSPAVGVGLGGAPVGMPAGLGGAPAVGSGLSDLFDLGGSVDMTTGAYVPPKTMWLPAMKAKGLEISGTFARRGGAIHLDLSLTNKAMSIMTDFAIQFNKNSFGLAPAGPLQVLTPLSPNQTVEVSLPLSTSGPVMKMEPLNNLQVAVKNNIDVFYFSCQYPISLLFVEDGKMDRQVFLATWKDIPSDGDTQFQIKDCHLTADAVSNKLQGSNVFTVARRTADAQELLYLSIKLTNTIWVLTELRVQSPTHTMTVRCRAPEVSQYVCQSFELILETEHRP from the exons ATGTTTGCTCTGATAGTCACCAGGATAAAGACT GAAAACAGAGGCATAGGATCCAAGATGACGGACTCGAAGTATTTCACCACCACTAAGAAAG gGGAGATCTTTGAGCTGAAAGCAGAGCTGAACAGTgataagaaggagaagaaaaaggaggCAGTAAAGAAGGTGATCGCCTCCATGACAGTGGGGAAAGATGTCAG tgctcTGTTTCCCGATGTAGTGAACTGCATGCAGACGGACAACCTGGAGCTGAAGAAGCTGGTCTACCTGTACCTGATGAACTACGCCAAGAGCCAGCCCGACATGGCCATCATGGCCGTCAACACCTTTGTCAAG GACTGTGAAGACCCGAACCCTCTGATTCGAGCTCTGGCCGTACGCACCATGGGCTGCATTCGCGTGGACAAGATCACAGAGTACCTGTGTGAACCTCTGCGCAAGTGTCTAAAGGACGAGGATCCCTACGTGAGGAAGACGGCGGCCGTGTGCGTGGCCAAACTCCACGACATCAGCGCCCAGCTGGTGGAGGATCAGGGCTTCCTGGACACGCTGAAGGACCTGATCTCTGACTCCAACCCCATG gTGGTGGCGAACGCTGTAGCTGCTCTATCAGAGATCGCTGAGTCTCACCCCAACAGTAACCTGCTGGACCTGAACCCTCAGACCATCAACAAGCTGCTGACGGCCCTGAACGAGTGCACCGAGTGGGGGCAGATCTTCATCCTGGACTGTCTGGCGAACTACACACCCCGCGATGACCGCGAGTCTCAGAG CATCTGCGAGAGAGTCACCCCCCGGCTGTCTCACGCTAACTCTGCCGTGGTCCTGTCGGCCGTCAAGGTGCTAATGAAGTTCATGGAGATGCTCCCTAAAGACCTGGATTACTACGGGACCCTGCTGAAGAAACTGGCGCCTCCTCTGGTCACTCTGCTCTCTGCAGAACCCGAGCTGCAGTACGTGGCTCTGAGGAACATCAACCTCATCGTCCAGAAACG GCCTGAGATCCTGAAGCACGAGATGAAGGTGTTCTTCGTGAAATATAACGACCCGATCTACGTCAAACTGGAGAAGCTCGACATCATGATCCGTCTGGCCTCTCAGGCCAACATCGCTCAg GTTCTGGCCGAGCTGAAGGAATACGCCACTGAAGTGGACGTGGACTTCGTGCGCAAAGCCGTCCGTGCCATCGGCCGCTGCGCCATCAAAGTGGAG CAATCGGCTGAGCGCTGCGTCAGCACCCTGCTGGACCTCATCCAGACCAAAGTCAACTACGTGGTGCAGGAGGCCATCGTGGTCATCAAGGACATCTTCCGCAAGTACCCTAACAA gtatgagAGTGTTATTGCTACCCTGTGTGAGAACCTGGACTCTCTGGATGAACCTGAGGCGAGAGCAGCCATGATCTGGATCGTAGGAGAATACGCAGAGAGGATCGACAATGCAGACGAGCTGCTTGAGAGCTTCCTGGAGGGCTTCCACGATGAGAGCACACag GTGCAGCTGCAGCTTCTCACTGCCATTGTCAAACTGTTCCTCAAGAAACCCACTGAGACCCAGGAGCTCGTACAGCAGGTACTCAGCCTGGCCACACAG GACTCTGATAACCCGGACCTGCGGGACCGCGGGTACATCTACTGGCGCCTGCTGTCCACCGACCCGGTCGCGGCGAAGGAGGTGGTTCTGGCTGAGAAGCCTCTGATCTCAGAAGAGACGGACCTGATCGAGCCGACGCTGTTGGAGGAGCTCATCTGCCACATCGGCACGCTGGCCTCCGTTTACCACAAACCTCCCAGCGCCTTCGTCGAGGGCAGCCGAGGGGTGCAGCACAAACGCCTTCCTCCCCGCACCGGCtc TGGTGAGAGCGCTGAAAGCCCCGATGTAGGCCAGTCAGTGGGCGGAGCCTCCGAAGCCCCGCCTGCTGTCATCCCATCTCAGGGTGATCTCCTGGGTGACTTGCTTAACCTGGACCTGGCTCCACCCACCACCACCGTGCCCTCCGTGCCCCCCGCCATGCAGATGGGCGCCATGGACCTGCTGGGTGGAGGACTGGACAGTCTG CTGCGTTCACACTACAGGGTGGAGGTTCAGTCTCCTgctccacactctcactgtagAGAGGGAGAG TTGGGCGGAGACCTTGGAGGCAGTCCTGCG gtgggtgtAGGTCTCGGGGGCGCTCCTGTAGGAATGCCGGCGGGTCTGGGCGGAGCCCCGGCTGTTGGAAGCGGTCTTAGTGACCTGTTTGATCTGGGTGGAAGTGTAGACATGACAACGGGAGCTTATGTGCCACCCAAAACT ATGTGGCTGCCAGCGATGAAGGCGAAAGGTCTGGAGATCTCAGGAACGTTTGCTCGGCGTGGAGGAGCCATCCACCTGGACCTGTCCCTCACCAACAAGGCTATGAGCATCATGACCGACTTCGCCATCCAGTTCAACAAGAACAG tttCGGATTGGCTCCTGCTGGTCCTCTGCAGGTCCTGACTCCTCTCAGCCCCAATCAGACGGTGGAGGTGAGTCTCCCTCTCAGCACCAGCGGCCCGGTCATGAAGATGGAACCTCTCAACAACCTCCAG GTAGCAGTGAAGAATAACATCGATGTGTTCTACTTCAGCTGCCAGTACCCCATCAGCCTGCTGTTCGTCGAAGATGGCAAgatgg ATCGCCAGGTGTTCTTGGCCACATGGAAGGACATTCCCAGTGACGGTGACACTCAGTTTCAGATTAAAGACTGTCACCTCACTGCAG ACGCGGTCAGTAACAAGCTGCAGGGCAGTAACGTGTTCACCGTGGCACGACGCACAGCCGACGCTCAGGAGCTTCTCTACCTGTCCATCAAACTCACCAACACCATCTGGGTTCTTACTGAACTACGTGTACAGAGTCCCACCCACACG atgACGGTGAGATGCCGTGCTCCAGAGGTTTCTCAGTACGTCTGTCAGAGCTTCGAGCTGATTCTCGAAACTGAACATCGTCCTTAG